One Delphinus delphis chromosome 16, mDelDel1.2, whole genome shotgun sequence genomic window carries:
- the LOC132439818 gene encoding interferon-induced protein with tetratricopeptide repeats 5 has translation MSEIPKDSLKAILLELECHFTWNLLKEDIDLFDVEDTIGQQLEFLTTKSRLTLYNLLAYVKHLKGQNKDALECLKQAEEIIQREHSDKEEVQSLVTWGNYAWVYYHMDQLKEAQKYIDKVGNVCKKLSSPSDYKLERPEIDCEKGWALLKFGGKYYQKAKAAFEKALEAEPDNPEFNIGYAITVYRLDDSDREGSIKSFSLGPLRKAVTLNPDNSYIKVFLALKLQDVHAEAEGEKYIEEILDQISSQPYVLRYAAKFYRRKNSWDKALELLKKALEATPTSSFLHHQMGLCYRAQMIQIKKATRNRPKGKDKLKVDELITSAIFHFKEAVERDSMFAFAYTDLANMYAEGGQYGNAEDIFQKALRLENITDDHKHQIHYHYGRFQEFHCKSENTAIHHYLEALKVKDRSSLRTKLTSALKKLASKRLGHNDSDVQSLSALGFVYKLEGEKRQAAEYYERAQKIDPENAEFLTALCELRLSI, from the exons ATGAG TGAAATTCCTAAGGACTCATTGAAGGCCATTCTGTTGGAGTTAGAATGTCACTTCACATGGAACTTACTTAAGGAAGACATTGATCTGTTTGATGTAGAAGATACAATTGGGCAACAGCTTGAATTTCTTACCACAAAATCCAGACTCACTCTTTATAACCTGTTGGCCTATGTGAAACACCTGAAGGGCCAAAATAAAGATGCTCTAGAGTGCTTGaaacaagcagaagaaataaTACAGCGAGAACACTCGGACAAAGAAGAAGTACAAAGTCTGGTCACTTGGGGAAACTATGCCTGGGTTTATTATCACATGGACCAGCTTAAAGAAGCTCAGAAGTATATAGACAAGGTAGGGAACGTCTGCAAGAAATTGTCCAGTCCTTCTGACTACAAGTTGGAGCGTCCAGAGATTGACTGTGAGAAAGGGTGGGCACTCTTGAAATTTGGAGGAAAGTATTACCAAAAGGCTAAAGCAGCTTTTGAGAAGGCTCTGGAAGCAGAACCCGACAATCCAGAATTTAACATCGGCTATGCCATCACAGTGTATCGGCTGGATGATTCTGACAGAGAAGGGTCTATAAAGAGCTTTTCTCTGGGCCCCCTGCGGAAAGCTGTTACCCTGAACCCAGATAATTCCTATATTAAGGTTTTTCTGGCGCTGAAGCTTCAAGATGTACATGCAGAAGCCGAAGGGGAAAAGTATATTGAAGAAATCCTGGACCAAATATCATCCCAACCTTACGTTCTTCGTTATGCAGCCAAATTCTATAGGAGAAAAAATTCCTGGGACAAAGCTCTTGAACTTTTGAAAAAGGCCTTAGAGGCAACACCAACCTCTTCTTTCCTGCATCACCAAATGGGACTTTGCTATAGGGCACAAATGATCCAAATCAAGAAGGCCACTCGCAACAGACCTAAAGGAAAGGATAAACTGAAAGTTGATGAGCTGATTACATCAGCtatatttcatttcaaagaaGCTGTGGAGCGAGATTCTATGTTTGCATTTGCCTACACGGACCTGGCCAACATGTATGCTGAGGGAGGCCAGTATGGCAACGCTGAAGACATTTTTCAGAAAGCTCTTCGTCTGGAGAACATAACTGATGACCACAAACATCAGATCCACTACCACTATGGCCGCTTTCAGGAATTTCACTGTAAATCAGAAAATACTGCCATCCACCATTATTTAGAAGCCTTAAAGGTCAAAGACAGGTCATCTCTGCGTACTAAACTGACAAGTGCTCTAAAGAAATTGGCTTCCAAGAGACTTGGTCACAATGATTCAGATGTGCAGAGTTTAAGTGCCCTAGGGTTTGTTTACAAGCTGGAGGGAGAAAAGAGGCAAGCTGCTGAGTACTATGAAAGGGCCCAAAAGATAGATCCAGAAAATGCAGAATTTCTTACTGCTCTCTGTGAGCTTCGACTTTCCATTTAA
- the LOC132439362 gene encoding interferon-induced protein with tetratricopeptide repeats 1-like isoform X1 — MRSVRYLASTLDLETKFTNADEDQIKDKLEQLRCHFTWELVIDDTEIPELENRVLEEIEFLDSTYKVGIYNLLAYVKHLRGQNEEALKSLKEAEDLTQQEHANHSDMRSLVTWGDYAWLHYHMGRHAEAQIYLDKVKNTRRKLANSSSYRMECPYMDCEEGWALLKCGGKNYERAKVCFEKALEVDPENPEFSAGYAITVYRLESFNKAAKRTGEFCLNTLQQAVRLNPKDAYIKALLALELQGAGRQAEGEKYIKEALTNGSSKIYVFRYTATFYRRKGSLDEALQFLKLALKATPSSVTLHHQMGLCYKSQMIQIKKATNWQPKGQDKENINRIIRSAISHFAFAVQQKPTFEFAYIDLAEMYTAAGDHKKAEDAYQQVLCMESLNTYMLQQVHFHYGQFLEFHKKSEVDAISHYLKAVKIEMASLARNKSISSLKKFALKKLQRDASDIESLCILGFIHKVRGEMNEALEYYEQALRLDPVLENSVFVTCTH, encoded by the coding sequence taCTAATGCTGATGAAGATCAGATCAAGGATAAACTGGAACAGTTGAGATGTCACTTTACATGGGAGTTGGTCATTGACGACACTGAAATACCTGAATTAGAAAACAGGGTCTTGGAGGAGATTGAGTTCCTAGACAGCACATACAAAGTGGGAATATACAACTTACTGGCCTATGTGAAACACCTGAGAGGCCAGAATGAGGAAGCCTTGAAGAGTTTGAAAGAAGCTGAAGACTTAACCCAGCAAGAACATGCCAACCACTCAGACATGAGAAGTCTGGTTACCTGGGGCGACTATGCCTGGCTGCATTACCACATGGGCCGACATGCAGAAGCCCAGATTTACCTGGACAAGGTGAAGAACACTCGCAGGAAGCTTGCAAATTCCTCCAGCTATAGAATGGAGTGTCCTTATATGGACTGTGAGGAAGGATGGGCCTTGCTGAAATGTGGAGGAAAGAATTATGAACGGGCCAAGGTCTGCTTTGAAAAGGCTCTGGAAGTGGACCCTGAAAACCCTGAATTCAGCGCTGGGTATGCAATCACCGTCTATCGCCTGGAGAGCTTTAACAAAGCAGCAAAGCGTACTGGGGAATTTTGTCTGAATACCCTACAACAGGCTGTCAGGCTAAACCCAAAAGATGCATATATTAAGGCTCTCCTTGCCCTGGAGCTTCAAGGTGCAGGACGAcaagctgaaggagaaaaatacattaaagaagCACTGACCAACGGGTCCTCAAAGATCTATGTCTTCCGATATACTGCCACGTTTTACCGAAGAAAAGGCTCTCTGGATGAAGCTCTTCAGTTCTTAAAACTGGCCTTGAAAGCAACACCCTCCTCTGTCACGCTGCATCACCAGATGGGGCTTTGCTACAAGTCACAAATGATCCAAATAAAGAAAGCTACAAACTGGCAGCCTAAAGGACAGGATAAAGAAAACATCAACAGAATAATACGATCAGCCATATCTCATTTTGcatttgctgtgcaacagaagcCCACATTTGAGTTTGCTTACATAGACCTGGCAGAAATGTACACAGCAGCAGGTGACCACAAAAAAGCTGAAGATGCTTATCAACAGGTGTTATGCATGGAATCACTCAACACATATATGCTGCAACAGGTACATTTCCACTATGGCCAATTTCTGGAATTTCACAAAAAATCTGAAGTTGATGCAATCAGCCATTatttaaaagcagtaaaaatagaaatggcATCATTAGCAAGGAATAAAAGTATCAGTTCTTTGAAGAAATTTGCTTTAAAGAAACTTCAGAGAGATGCATCCGATATAGAAAGCTTGTGCATCCTTGGGTTCATCCACAAAGTACGAGGAGAAATGAATGAAGCCCTGGAGTACTACGAGCAGGCCctgaggctggatcctgtcttgGAGAACTCTGTGTTTGTGACCTGTACGCACTGA
- the LOC132439362 gene encoding interferon-induced protein with tetratricopeptide repeats 1-like isoform X2 has product MSTNADEDQIKDKLEQLRCHFTWELVIDDTEIPELENRVLEEIEFLDSTYKVGIYNLLAYVKHLRGQNEEALKSLKEAEDLTQQEHANHSDMRSLVTWGDYAWLHYHMGRHAEAQIYLDKVKNTRRKLANSSSYRMECPYMDCEEGWALLKCGGKNYERAKVCFEKALEVDPENPEFSAGYAITVYRLESFNKAAKRTGEFCLNTLQQAVRLNPKDAYIKALLALELQGAGRQAEGEKYIKEALTNGSSKIYVFRYTATFYRRKGSLDEALQFLKLALKATPSSVTLHHQMGLCYKSQMIQIKKATNWQPKGQDKENINRIIRSAISHFAFAVQQKPTFEFAYIDLAEMYTAAGDHKKAEDAYQQVLCMESLNTYMLQQVHFHYGQFLEFHKKSEVDAISHYLKAVKIEMASLARNKSISSLKKFALKKLQRDASDIESLCILGFIHKVRGEMNEALEYYEQALRLDPVLENSVFVTCTH; this is encoded by the coding sequence taCTAATGCTGATGAAGATCAGATCAAGGATAAACTGGAACAGTTGAGATGTCACTTTACATGGGAGTTGGTCATTGACGACACTGAAATACCTGAATTAGAAAACAGGGTCTTGGAGGAGATTGAGTTCCTAGACAGCACATACAAAGTGGGAATATACAACTTACTGGCCTATGTGAAACACCTGAGAGGCCAGAATGAGGAAGCCTTGAAGAGTTTGAAAGAAGCTGAAGACTTAACCCAGCAAGAACATGCCAACCACTCAGACATGAGAAGTCTGGTTACCTGGGGCGACTATGCCTGGCTGCATTACCACATGGGCCGACATGCAGAAGCCCAGATTTACCTGGACAAGGTGAAGAACACTCGCAGGAAGCTTGCAAATTCCTCCAGCTATAGAATGGAGTGTCCTTATATGGACTGTGAGGAAGGATGGGCCTTGCTGAAATGTGGAGGAAAGAATTATGAACGGGCCAAGGTCTGCTTTGAAAAGGCTCTGGAAGTGGACCCTGAAAACCCTGAATTCAGCGCTGGGTATGCAATCACCGTCTATCGCCTGGAGAGCTTTAACAAAGCAGCAAAGCGTACTGGGGAATTTTGTCTGAATACCCTACAACAGGCTGTCAGGCTAAACCCAAAAGATGCATATATTAAGGCTCTCCTTGCCCTGGAGCTTCAAGGTGCAGGACGAcaagctgaaggagaaaaatacattaaagaagCACTGACCAACGGGTCCTCAAAGATCTATGTCTTCCGATATACTGCCACGTTTTACCGAAGAAAAGGCTCTCTGGATGAAGCTCTTCAGTTCTTAAAACTGGCCTTGAAAGCAACACCCTCCTCTGTCACGCTGCATCACCAGATGGGGCTTTGCTACAAGTCACAAATGATCCAAATAAAGAAAGCTACAAACTGGCAGCCTAAAGGACAGGATAAAGAAAACATCAACAGAATAATACGATCAGCCATATCTCATTTTGcatttgctgtgcaacagaagcCCACATTTGAGTTTGCTTACATAGACCTGGCAGAAATGTACACAGCAGCAGGTGACCACAAAAAAGCTGAAGATGCTTATCAACAGGTGTTATGCATGGAATCACTCAACACATATATGCTGCAACAGGTACATTTCCACTATGGCCAATTTCTGGAATTTCACAAAAAATCTGAAGTTGATGCAATCAGCCATTatttaaaagcagtaaaaatagaaatggcATCATTAGCAAGGAATAAAAGTATCAGTTCTTTGAAGAAATTTGCTTTAAAGAAACTTCAGAGAGATGCATCCGATATAGAAAGCTTGTGCATCCTTGGGTTCATCCACAAAGTACGAGGAGAAATGAATGAAGCCCTGGAGTACTACGAGCAGGCCctgaggctggatcctgtcttgGAGAACTCTGTGTTTGTGACCTGTACGCACTGA